The Penaeus monodon isolate SGIC_2016 chromosome 1, NSTDA_Pmon_1, whole genome shotgun sequence DNA window atctattaatacttatatatgtatatatatatatatatatatctatatatatatatatattataattataatatatatatatatatatatatatatatataattataataatatgcatttgtgtatatatgtaatagatatatatatatattatatataatacatatatatatatatatatagacatatatacaccatgcatatatatatatatatattatatatatatatagataatatatctatatatatgcatgtgttgtgtacactgagatatatattaatatatatatataaatacttagtatatatgcagtgtgtatatatgttatatatattatatatatatatatatatatatatatatattattatatatagtatgcaggtgtgtatattatgtatataatatatattatactatgcaggttgtgtattatgttatatatatatatatatataattatatgcaggttgtatatatgtaatatatatatatatatatcagtatatgcatgtgtgtatatatgtgtatatatatatgcatgttgtttGATATATGGggtgggttttatataatataagccattgtgtatataggtttatatatatagcatgttgtgtatatatgtatatatgtaatattatatgtatatatgtatatataatatatatatatattatatatatatataatgtaatatatatatatatatatatatatatagatatatattctaatatatattatattatgtatatatattaatgtatatatatatatgtatatatacgctatatgtataatatatatatgtatatatatatagtctatatctatgtatatctatatatgtatattatatgtataatgtatatatatatagattataatatatatctagtaatatatgtatatatctatatatatatatgtattatatagctatatattatatatattatatatatatatatgtatatatgtggttagatattatatatatatatatatctataatctaatatatataatatagtatatatcacaatagatacacacatacatacatatatatatatattaattatatataatctatatatatatatatatatattatatatatatatatatatatatgttatgtaatgtatgtgtgtaaatagatatatatatatatatgtataatataatctatatatatattgtatatataattaataatatatgtaattatatatattataatatgtatgtatatatatagctattatatatagtatatatatatatgtatatatatagatatatatatatataatatatatatatatatatagatatatttatatatatgtatagatatgatatatatatataatatagattgtagatatattatatatatatatctatatatatatatagatagatatatatactattatattatatatatatatatagatatatatatatatagatatataatagaaacatatataaatatataatcatatatataatgaatatatatatattattaaatatatatatatctgtgtatatatatatatatatatatatatatatatagatattatatatatatatatatatatatacatatatatatatataatatacattatatatagatttatatataatgtatttatatattatatatattatagatatagatatataataatcatatatatatatataatcatcataatatattaatcatatatatatctatatatatagatatatatatatatgttttacatacataatatgataatgtatatatatatagtatatatattatatagatataatagatatgatatatataatatatatagatatagatataattatatatatatatatatattatatatatttagattatatatatatatatatatatatatattatatatatatatatatatatatatataatcataaatatatattattatataatatatatacatatatatataatcagatgtatgtgtgcatctatatatatatatatatatatatatatatatgattatatatatataatatatatatatatatatatatacatatatatgtgtatatatatatatctatatatacatatatatatatataaatatatatagtatatattatacctatatatatgtatatctaatctctatatatatatattatatatatactatatatctctctgtatatctattatatatatactatctatatctacatatactatatactccctatatctctctatctatatcatctgatatactatatactatctatatatatatacatatcatatataatcatatcgtcttatagatatataatatatatatatcgattatctctatatacatatatataatcctctatatatcatattaatatctaatatatatatatatatatacatccaatatatataataaacatatatatataatcataatatatatagatatatatatatatatataatatatatatatagatacatacatatatataatgtatatatatatataatcaatatatatatatatatatatatatatatattatataatatacatatatatataatcatatatatatttttattatatatatatatagatatatatatatatatatgattatatattatatgtcgatatatatatataaatatataataatcatatatatatatatatatatatattatatatatattatatatatatctacatacatattataatttatattagtattatatatatatatatatatatatatattatatataatatagatatagatattatatagatatatagatatagatacagatatatatagatttctatatacatatatataaatatatatatatatatacatctatataggattatatatatatacctatatatatacatatataatatatacatatatatatagatatattattatatatatacatctatatctactatatatatatttttacaaaattaaaaaaactatctattactatattagataatatatatatacaattatatatatacatatatgtatataaatattataaatatagtatatatatatagatatatatagtatataatctatatatctatatatatatatagatataacaagataatacatatatacatatatactttatacatatatactatactacatctattacctatatatatatatatatatatattatatattatgtatatatatatggctatatgtatatatgtatatatatatgtatatatgtatcttatatgtatagatgtatatatgtatatatgtatatatgtataatatgttatattgtatatatgtatatatgtatttgtaatctatgttaatatgtagatatttatattatatattatatatatatatatactgtgtgtgtgtgtgtgtgtggtgtgtgtggtgtgtgtgtgtgtggtgtgggtgtgtgtgtgtgtgtgtttgtataacatatctatataatcatatatataatatatattatattgtatatataatatatgaatatataatgtatatatatatatgtattatataatatatatatgtatattatgattgtaatatgttgtatctagctatatattactatatatatatatatatatattctatatatataatgtgtggtgtgtgtgtgtgtgtgtgttgtgtgtgtgtggtgtgtgtgtgtgtgtgtgtgtgtgtgtgtgtgtatacatatctatatactcatatatatattaatatatatatatatatatatagtatatatatatatatatatatatacatatatatatatatacatatatatattataccatatatagtaatatatacatatgggggccacggtggccgaatggttgagcgtcggactcaagctgtcacgacaAGCAATCTGGTTctaggttcgagtcaccgcgccggcgcgttgtttcccttgggcaaggacttccccTCGATTGGCCTGCCTAGCCCagctggtggccaagccagctcaagtcagtgccggtaaatagagatggtgactcgataaaaacaccgggcggaaggcaatggcaaccaccgctctaaattgctgagaaaaaatcatggaagcccatgatcgtcaggccagcggtggccgaatgttagatcgtccggacctcaagactgtcacgacggcaaatctgaatcCGAGTTTcgagccacgggggggggggggaccgccgcgttgtttcccttgggcaaaggcacttccaccttgattgcctacctagccacttgggtggccaagccagcccaagtcagtgctggtcccagcccgataaatagagagaatgattacctaaaaggtaccaccgcactctccgtggaaaggaactggggaccctagaccacgttctcactccaagagcatcacaacatgactaaaactacaattaagtatcatgctgtgaccacgcgctcagacatgaacctacaccgtaaaaaaaaaaatatatatatatataaaccatttataatatatatatacataatagtatatatacatatatatatatatacatatatatatatacatatatataatcatactatatattacctatatatatacataattatatatacatatatatataatatataactctcatatataatggatatatgtaatatatctgtatatatatatattatattataataatctatactatctctttatatatagtatcatatatatatctacatatatctatacatatattaatatatatatactatatatgtggtgtgttgtgtgtgtgtgtgtgtgtgtgtgtgtgtctgtataatatatcatcatatatatatatctctatattatagaatatatatatatatatatatatcaatacatgtgtacacacacacccaacacacacacacacacacccacacaccaccaccaatatatgtacacacacacaccacacaggcagCACAAaagagcacacatatatatatataaaaatataataatatatatatatattatatatatctatatatattatatatatatatacatatatgatataatccatactatctctctatatatatatatatatcgtatactatatatatatctatatatcatatctatattataatctatatctctacatctatatatatatctatccatatcttatcatctctatctctcctgtatctgtataatctctatataatatatacctatatagatatctatctctctatatatctatatcccctatatataatctattatatctatctcatatacctatatatatatatatacacaattatatctatctataatgtgtgtgtgtgtggtgtgttgtgtgtgtgtgtgtgtgtgtgtgtacatatatgtgtgtgtgtgggtacatatatgtgtgtgtgttatatatgtgtgtatgtgtgtgtggtgtgtgtacagatatgtgtgtattgtgtgtgtgtgtgtgtgcacatactatgtgtgtatgtgtgtgtgttgtgcatatatagtgttgtgtgtgtgtgtgtgggtgtgtgtggtaacatagatatagatctatatatatatatatatatatctaaaatacatctgtacacacacacacaccacaaacacacacacacacccaacacacacacacacccacccacatatatagttatatatctatagtattatatataatatataaatattatatatataataatactactatgtgtttgtgtgtgtgtgggtgggtacatatgtatatctgtatatatatatgttgtgtgtacatagtatatatgtatctctcactCATGTGTGTTGTCTCCTATGTACTCGTCTgtctataatatatgtttgtgtgtgctatgCATATACTGTAATatcatattatgtgttgtgtacatatgtatatatgtatatatatctatggttgtgtacatatgtatataatatatatatatatatatatatatatatatatatatatatatatctccatccatatgtacacaccacatatatatatacctatatacatatgtacacaaacacatatatatatacatatctaaatatgtacacccacatatatatatacatatgtatagtatatatatatatatctatatataatatatataatatattatatatatatatatatacatatagatacatatatacatattatacatatatacatataatacatatacacatatacatatgtacacaccacacacacacacacacacacacacacacatatatataatatataatatatatatgatatagatatatatatatatatagatatatatgtgtgttgtgtgtgtgtgtggtgtgtgtgtgtgtgtgtggtgtgtgtgtgtgtgtgtgtgtgtgtgtacatatgtattaatataattatatatatatatatatatatatatatatatatatatatatattatatatgtgcatatatgtatatatgtatataaatgttatgtatatatatgtatatgtatgtatatatgtatatgtatataatatatatatatatatatatacacaagtacatatatgtataaatgtatatatgtacatatatatgtatatatctgtatataagtatacacctCCTCTACTGGCAAAATACAGACCATGAAATGGAGAAAGGGTTTTTATGCAATTTACCTGAAACACATCGGGCAAGttatgtaataatgattaccagattTCTGCCATTTTATGTAATGGCTAAATATTTTAGCCGTTTCATAAACTGACTGAGTGAAACAGCCATTGCACGAAATGGCTGGTTACACATTTTGActgtaacatatgtatgtatatacatatatatacatatatatatatatatatatatatacattatatatatatatatatatatataataatatatatatatatataatatatatatattaaatatatatatatatatattatatatatatacatgtatatgtatatgaatatatacaagtatgtatgtatatgtatgtataaatctatacatgtacatatatgtgtatgtgtgtttatgtgtatatgtggacacgtatatatgtgtacacgtatatatatgtatacatgcatatatatatatatatgtatatgtgtgtatgtatatgtatatatgtgtatatatatgtatacaaataaggTATACAGGTGGATAATAAGGAGGCATTGCCGATATTAATGGCTCGGTATGACATGAGTCGGCACAATATTAGCGCACGTCAACAAAAATGCATGGAGTATTACATAAGTATTGATATAtctagatgtaatatatatacatgtatacatgtatatacatgtatacatgtatatatattacatctagaTATATCAATACTTATGTAATACTCCATGCATTTTTGTTGACGTGCGCTAATATTGTGCCGACTCATGTCATACCGAGCCATTAATATCGGCAATGCCTCCTTATTATCCACCTGTATACCTTATTTGTAGAGAGAACACCAAGAGGAGAATGAAGTGGGAAGATGAGGCGGAGAGAGAGCCGAGGGACTGGCAGATTGATTGAGAAAGGCAGATGAAAGAAATCAACGCGAAGCTCATACACCTGAAATACCTTTCTCGTTATGAAGTGATGGCGGCCGGGCAATCCACAGCACAAGACCTACCTGTCCATCGTCGACGGCGTCTGGGGAGTGAGGCTCCTGGCGGCCATTTTGTGGAGGAGGTGCGAGTCGTTCATGTACGTGTGGGTGGCCGTCCATCCCGTGATATCGGCCTCCAGCGACCCGGGGCTCCCGGGGACGTCCTGTATGTCGTCAGGCCACCGGGCCGGGGTCTTCCTCTCCGCGGGATACCCGGGCGGGTTGTCGAAGGCCGCTTGCGTGGCTTCGGGGTAGCTTACAAATACTTCATCTTTGAGACTCTCTTTCTTCCCACTGGAATCGCCTCCCGCATTCGTTCTCGCGACGGCCGAGCCTCCCCTCGCCTGGCTCGGGGTGCTCGGTCCCTCGGAGCGCCCGGGGCCCATCTTGTAGCGATTGTGCTCGTAGCTAAAGGAATCGTTCCTCTTCCGGAAATGGTCCTGGCCGAGGAAGTTCATGGGGTTGCGGTGCATCTGGAAGATCGTCGGCGTCTTCTCGTAGAAGTGCTCGCTGCCTTCGAAGTTCAGGGGATTCTTGGGTGTCCATCCGAAGTAGAGCGTCTCCTCGCTCGCCGTCAGGAGGTTGGCCCGACTGCTGGTTGGATCACGTGATCCCCTTCCGGAGACCAGCTGCTTGGGCCTCAGCCTCCCCAGCGACGTCGGCGACCGGATCTCCGTCGCCTCGGGTTTTTTGGCTCTGCAAGAAGAGCTCATGAGTGGCCTCCTTGTCCACTGTGCATAGGGAATGCATTGtgtgtaaaatacatattatatattgtatgtgaggCGATGGTGTGCGAGACCTACTTTGTATGCGAGGCTTATATCATGAGAGATAATTTTGTGCAAAGCATATATTATGCATGAATAACATATAACTAATGTACTACTGActctaaattaaatttataaagctTATTTGTACGGTTGTTTGATGGTGTTCACACTGAATAAAAATTTACACGAGTTTCTAGACAGAACAACTGACAGAACGAAATCATTACGCAGCTGTATAGAGTtccatttatatactataaacacatactatctatatctctatataccaatacatatctataaataatatccatctatatctatctatctatatatatctgtaaggaAAGAAATGGGTAAGTGCATATTTGTGCTTGCGTGGATGTGCACAAGCGTTCTTGTCTGTGAACTGCCCCCGTTCCTTTGGCCCATCTCTAGCAAGGACCTGTACTCTGATCCGTCTAAGCGTAAACTGCCCGTTCCTTTGGCCCATCTCTAGCAAGGACCTGCGCCCTGACCCGTCTAAGCGCACCTGAGCGTATCCCCCGACAGGTAGAGCGGCG harbors:
- the LOC119575758 gene encoding uncharacterized protein LOC119575758 (The sequence of the model RefSeq protein was modified relative to this genomic sequence to represent the inferred CDS: added 30 bases not found in genome assembly) → MDNPEYFVEEDAPSFSLVWRPLVSKFSRDPELVYWVPPLYLSGDTLRAKKPEATEIRSPTSLGRLRPKQLVSGRGSRDPTSSRANLLTASEETLYFGWTPKNPLNFEGSEHFYEKTPTIFQMHRNPMNFLGQDHFRKRNDSFSYEHNRYKMGPGRSEGPSTPSQARGGSAVARTNAGGDSSGKKESLKDEVFVSYPEATQAAFDNPPGYPAERKTPARWPDDIQDVPGSPGSLEADITGWTATHTYMNDSHLLHKMAARSLTPQTPSTMDR